Proteins from a single region of Thunnus albacares chromosome 14, fThuAlb1.1, whole genome shotgun sequence:
- the LOC122997557 gene encoding dickkopf-related protein 1-like: MQIPSTHCFMAVYLTLFGYLGDVYAGTVPKNSNAIKNLPGASGSKGTDTVSPSPRTSPSGSMGHKLSVDTLQSGVCTDDEDCGGDEFCNDARGVCLPCRKSRKRCARDSMCCAGNRCSNGVCQPNDTDGTDAPITTGWHTHNSTMDHHTKRPPSTHGHQPHAVKGQEGDTCLRSADCSEGLCCARHFWSRICKPVLTEGQVCTRHRRKGNHGLELFQRCDCGDGLACRPEKGERDHSVSRTAARNLHTCQRR, from the exons ATGCAGATTCCGTCAACGCATTGCTTCATGGCTGTGTACCTCACGCTGTTTGGATACCTTGGGGACGTTTACGCGGGGACAGTTCCGAAGAACTCCAACGCCATCAAAAACTTACCCGGTGCTTCGGGTAGCAAAGGCACCGACACTGTCAGTCCGAGTCCGCGTACCTCGCCCTCCGGTAGCATGGGACACAAATTATCCGTTGACACCTTGCAG TCAGGCGTTTGCACAGATGATGAAGACTGCGGAGGTGATGAATTCTGCAACGACGCCCGAGGCGTCTGCCTGCCCTGCCGTAAGAGCCGAAAGCGCTGCGCACGGGATTCCATGTGTTGTGCAGGGAACCGCTGCAGTAATG GTGTTTGTCAGCCAAATGACACTGATGGTACAGATGCACCCATCACCACTGGCTGGCACACACATAACAGCACCATGGATCATCATACCAAGAGGCCTCCCTCTACCCACGGCCATCAGCCCCATGCTGTGAAAG gTCAAGAGGGGGATACTTGCCTGAGATCTGCAGACTGCTCTGAGGGTCTGTGCTGTGCCAGACACTTCTGGTCTCGCATCTGTAAGCCGGTGCTGACGGAGGGACAGGTGTGTACGCGCCACCGCAGGAAAGGCAACCATGGCTTGGAGCTGTTCCAGCGCTGCGACTGTGGTGACGGTCTGGCCTGCAGACCAGAGAAAGGAGAGCGAGACCACAGTGTCAGCAGGACTGCAGCCCGGAACCTACACACCTGTCAGAGACGCTGA